From a single Halarsenatibacter silvermanii genomic region:
- a CDS encoding sulfite exporter TauE/SafE family protein, whose amino-acid sequence MILIYSVLVGFSIGLMGMGGVFLTPVLILIMDLSLSEIMGTVLLSFTATGMMGSLMYHRRGNIDWSAALLLGSFSALGSIFGASTNLALDEEILKTILGLFLAAIGVFTLLRHKFTLTLGGFNNIESAVFSVIIFSLTGLGVGFASGLLGVGGPVLLVPLLVAAGWPILLAVGVSQVVSVFASLAGAAGYLQAGSLSPLLAFWLAGGQLIGVVCGSISAHSLPENKIKILLGTALIFLGFYFTV is encoded by the coding sequence TTGATACTGATTTACTCAGTGCTGGTGGGATTTTCAATCGGATTGATGGGAATGGGAGGGGTTTTTTTAACTCCGGTATTAATTCTGATCATGGATTTATCGCTGTCGGAGATCATGGGGACAGTTCTATTGAGTTTTACCGCTACAGGAATGATGGGCAGCCTGATGTATCATCGTAGAGGCAATATTGACTGGTCGGCAGCACTTTTGCTGGGATCTTTCAGCGCTCTGGGCAGCATTTTTGGCGCCAGTACAAATTTAGCTCTTGATGAAGAGATACTGAAAACAATTCTCGGGCTTTTCCTGGCTGCGATTGGAGTTTTTACCCTTCTGCGCCATAAATTTACTCTGACTTTAGGCGGATTCAACAATATTGAGTCAGCGGTTTTTTCCGTTATAATTTTTTCCCTTACCGGGCTAGGCGTAGGATTTGCCTCCGGTCTTCTGGGGGTGGGCGGTCCGGTTTTACTGGTTCCACTGCTGGTGGCTGCAGGCTGGCCCATTCTTCTGGCGGTGGGAGTGAGCCAGGTGGTTAGTGTCTTTGCTTCTCTTGCGGGGGCTGCCGGATATCTGCAGGCCGGAAGTCTGTCTCCTCTGCTGGCCTTCTGGTTGGCGGGAGGGCAGCTGATCGGTGTGGTTTGCGGCTCCATTTCCGCCCATTCACTGCCAGAAAATAAAATTAAAATTCTGCTCGGCACGGCCCTGATATTTCTGGGATTTTATTTTACCGTTTAA
- a CDS encoding response regulator, with translation MKSVLIVDDASFMRLNLKNILDEDYEILGEAENGKEAVEKYQELNPDIVTMDITMPEMDGLEAIKAIKDIDPDSDIVVVSAMGQQKMVIDAIEAGAEDFIVKPFEDERVLEALQKLG, from the coding sequence TTGAAATCGGTTTTGATAGTGGATGATGCATCCTTTATGAGGTTGAATTTAAAGAACATACTGGATGAGGATTACGAAATCCTGGGCGAGGCGGAAAATGGAAAAGAAGCAGTGGAAAAATATCAGGAGCTGAATCCTGATATCGTAACGATGGATATAACAATGCCGGAGATGGATGGACTCGAGGCCATAAAAGCTATAAAGGATATCGATCCCGATTCAGATATTGTCGTGGTCAGCGCTATGGGCCAGCAAAAAATGGTCATCGATGCTATCGAAGCCGGGGCGGAAGACTTTATTGTCAAACCCTTTGAAGACGAAAGGGTGCTGGAAGCGCTGCAAAAGTTAGGTTAA
- the flgB gene encoding flagellar basal body rod protein FlgB has protein sequence MNEYLNFLQTGLDGASERQSALTNNIANADTPGYKREDVDFRSTLRGKMEGDSSGGGRTGLSRTHPGHLAGRRTEEAGAEFKRYKETDTSYRYDENNVDIEREMAELSKNEIYFSTLSQQINAKFNNLGTVLERGG, from the coding sequence ATGAATGAATACCTGAATTTCTTACAGACCGGCCTCGATGGCGCCTCTGAAAGACAATCAGCTCTGACCAATAACATAGCCAATGCGGATACTCCTGGCTATAAGCGCGAGGATGTTGACTTCCGCTCTACTCTGCGGGGAAAAATGGAGGGTGACTCTTCCGGCGGCGGTCGAACCGGGCTGAGCAGGACTCATCCTGGCCATCTTGCCGGCAGAAGAACGGAAGAAGCGGGCGCTGAATTCAAACGTTATAAAGAAACTGATACTTCCTATAGGTACGATGAAAATAATGTCGATATCGAAAGAGAAATGGCCGAATTGTCCAAAAATGAAATCTACTTCAGCACTCTCTCCCAGCAGATCAATGCTAAGTTCAATAATCTGGGTACCGTACTGGAAAGAGGTGGATAA
- the flgC gene encoding flagellar basal body rod protein FlgC, which yields MNMFENINTSASGLTAQRTRMDVISDNIANVNTTRTEDGDPYRRKTPVFRSRASRGTGSFSQILSERASSFSQSGDSSRRGVEIAEIAEDDSPFKTIYNPEHPDADDDGYVEKPNVEITMEMVDMIDASRAYEANINALETAENTAQRALDIGGA from the coding sequence ATAAACATGTTTGAAAACATCAACACCAGCGCCTCTGGACTGACCGCTCAAAGAACCAGAATGGACGTCATCTCGGATAACATAGCCAATGTTAACACCACCCGGACTGAAGATGGCGACCCCTATCGACGCAAAACCCCTGTTTTTCGCAGTCGAGCTTCCCGGGGGACGGGCAGCTTCTCGCAAATTTTATCTGAGAGAGCCTCGAGTTTTTCACAGAGTGGAGATAGCTCCCGCAGGGGGGTTGAGATAGCCGAGATTGCTGAAGATGATAGCCCCTTCAAAACGATTTATAACCCAGAACATCCTGATGCTGACGACGACGGTTATGTAGAAAAGCCCAATGTTGAGATCACCATGGAGATGGTCGATATGATAGATGCCTCGCGGGCCTATGAGGCAAACATCAATGCTCTGGAAACCGCTGAAAATACCGCTCAGAGAGCTCTCGACATCGGAGGCGCCTAA
- the fliE gene encoding flagellar hook-basal body complex protein FliE produces the protein MIGPISDRLDLLSGGEIETTESEGSEHPIDDFAELLARNVEEVNQMERSAQDLSEQFALGEIDNIHEVTVATEKARLALQLTTEIQNRVVEAHDDIMRMQI, from the coding sequence ATGATCGGACCTATTTCTGACAGGCTGGATCTGCTTTCCGGCGGGGAGATTGAAACCACTGAGTCGGAGGGCAGCGAACATCCCATAGACGATTTTGCTGAGCTGCTGGCCAGGAATGTTGAAGAAGTAAATCAAATGGAGAGAAGCGCTCAGGATCTGAGCGAGCAGTTTGCCCTGGGGGAAATAGATAATATTCACGAGGTAACAGTTGCCACCGAGAAGGCCAGACTGGCCCTGCAGCTGACCACAGAGATTCAAAATAGAGTGGTTGAAGCTCATGACGATATAATGAGAATGCAAATTTAG
- the fliF gene encoding flagellar basal-body MS-ring/collar protein FliF — translation MFARIRDFFSQLQELWGKLNNRAKIIIGASAFIVFTALVFMIFVLGDANYQPLFEQLAHEDAGEIVDELENRGVSYRLEDGGSTILVPADQVHDMRLALAGEGLPASGQVGFEVFDDVQFGTTDFERRVNLYRAMGGELSRSIESMEAIASARVQITAPEESLFVSEERPAEASVMLNLEPRHQLDESMARAIGNLVASGVPDLSLENVTIVDTAGNMIAAGDLADGDDFNAREISTNQREMERDYEEKLTERLQGMLTRILGPDNFTVQVESRMNFDRRERESHTYLPIIDEEGLPRSREELREIYYGGETPEEAGAPGTDSNIPGYLTVEEMEEEGYYERTEETINYEMDEIVEREEFAPGQLEHLSISVMVDDEMAEDDLLILEDSIQAAVGFDPERDDTINVSSLEFDRTIEEEIEAARAEEEAQRRRQQIIYSVLIVAILLITLTAALILRRRMKTSEEMAVPQGATVDEMVEDEEEEEVELPEEELSEEEKKARKMREELHEMAEDQPEEMAELIKSWIIEE, via the coding sequence ATGTTTGCAAGAATCAGAGATTTTTTCAGCCAGCTCCAGGAGCTCTGGGGAAAACTAAATAACAGAGCTAAAATAATCATAGGGGCTTCTGCTTTTATTGTTTTCACTGCTCTGGTATTTATGATTTTTGTGCTGGGAGATGCCAATTATCAGCCCCTTTTTGAACAGCTGGCTCACGAAGATGCCGGCGAAATAGTCGATGAATTGGAGAATCGAGGAGTGAGTTATCGGCTTGAGGATGGCGGCAGTACGATTTTGGTGCCGGCCGATCAGGTTCACGATATGAGGCTTGCTCTGGCGGGAGAAGGTCTGCCTGCTTCGGGGCAGGTCGGTTTTGAAGTTTTTGATGATGTACAATTTGGTACAACCGATTTCGAAAGAAGGGTAAACTTATATCGGGCCATGGGGGGAGAATTGAGCCGCTCCATCGAGAGTATGGAAGCAATAGCAAGCGCCCGGGTGCAGATAACTGCCCCCGAGGAAAGCCTTTTTGTTTCCGAAGAAAGGCCGGCTGAGGCTTCAGTTATGCTGAATTTGGAGCCCCGACATCAGCTCGATGAAAGTATGGCCCGGGCAATCGGAAATCTGGTGGCCAGCGGTGTCCCCGATTTAAGTCTGGAAAACGTGACCATCGTCGATACCGCGGGCAACATGATCGCGGCCGGTGATCTGGCGGATGGAGATGATTTCAATGCCAGGGAGATCAGCACCAACCAGAGAGAGATGGAACGAGATTACGAGGAGAAATTGACCGAAAGATTGCAGGGGATGCTGACCAGAATTCTGGGCCCGGATAATTTCACCGTTCAGGTCGAAAGCAGAATGAATTTTGACCGCAGAGAACGGGAGAGTCACACATATTTACCCATTATTGATGAAGAAGGGCTGCCGAGAAGCAGAGAGGAACTGAGAGAAATATATTACGGCGGAGAAACTCCTGAGGAAGCAGGAGCCCCTGGTACGGATAGCAATATTCCCGGTTATCTAACCGTGGAGGAAATGGAAGAAGAGGGGTATTACGAAAGAACTGAAGAAACCATAAATTATGAGATGGATGAGATCGTGGAGCGCGAGGAATTTGCTCCCGGCCAGCTGGAACATCTTTCTATTTCTGTAATGGTCGATGATGAGATGGCCGAGGATGATCTGTTAATTCTTGAGGATTCAATTCAGGCTGCGGTCGGTTTTGACCCCGAAAGGGATGACACCATAAATGTTTCCAGTCTGGAATTTGATCGAACCATCGAAGAGGAGATAGAAGCTGCCAGGGCCGAAGAGGAGGCCCAGCGCCGCAGACAGCAGATAATATACAGTGTTCTCATAGTTGCCATCCTTCTGATAACTCTGACAGCAGCTTTAATTCTGCGCAGACGAATGAAAACTTCGGAAGAAATGGCCGTTCCTCAGGGCGCCACCGTCGATGAGATGGTCGAAGATGAAGAGGAAGAAGAGGTGGAGCTGCCCGAAGAGGAGCTTTCCGAAGAGGAGAAAAAAGCCCGCAAGATGCGCGAGGAACTTCATGAAATGGCCGAAGATCAACCGGAAGAGATGGCCGAACTCATTAAAAGCTGGATCATAGAAGAGTAA
- the fliG gene encoding flagellar motor switch protein FliG — translation MPTEIDGRKKAAILLVTLGSDVSAQIFEHLSEEEIEELTLEIANLQEVEQETKQGVVEEFYQMARAQDFLDRGGIQYARDVLEKAVGKERAKDILGRLTASLKVRPFDSIRKTDPSQLINFIQDEHPQTIALVLAYLNPDQASEILSSLPEEIQTEVSKRLATMDRTSPEIIKDVEQVLEQKISSVVTEEYARAGGIESIVDILNSVDRGTEKNILDEMEQEDPELAEEIRQRMFVFEDLTLLDDQAIQLTLRQVETDDLALALKTASEEVEEKILSNMSERAAEMLEEDMEYMGPVRIREVEEAQQRIVNVIRELEESGEIVIARGGEEEIVV, via the coding sequence ATGCCCACAGAAATAGATGGGCGTAAAAAAGCGGCCATTTTGCTAGTAACCCTGGGATCTGATGTTTCCGCACAGATTTTTGAGCATTTGAGCGAAGAGGAGATAGAGGAATTGACCCTGGAGATAGCCAATCTTCAGGAAGTAGAACAGGAGACCAAGCAGGGGGTTGTCGAGGAGTTTTATCAGATGGCCCGGGCCCAGGACTTTCTTGACAGGGGTGGAATACAGTATGCCCGTGATGTCCTGGAAAAAGCAGTGGGGAAGGAGAGAGCCAAAGATATACTCGGGCGATTGACAGCGTCGCTCAAAGTTCGCCCTTTTGACTCCATCCGCAAAACCGATCCATCTCAGCTGATAAATTTTATTCAGGATGAACATCCGCAGACCATAGCACTGGTGCTCGCCTATCTCAATCCCGATCAGGCTTCAGAAATTTTGAGCTCGCTGCCGGAGGAAATTCAGACCGAAGTCTCCAAACGTCTGGCCACCATGGATAGAACATCTCCCGAGATCATCAAGGATGTGGAACAGGTTCTCGAGCAAAAAATTTCTTCCGTCGTCACCGAGGAATATGCCCGGGCTGGCGGTATAGAATCGATAGTTGATATATTAAACAGCGTCGATAGAGGAACGGAGAAAAATATTCTCGATGAAATGGAGCAGGAAGATCCGGAGCTGGCCGAGGAAATCAGACAGAGAATGTTCGTATTCGAAGACCTGACGCTTCTGGACGATCAGGCCATACAGCTTACCCTGCGGCAGGTTGAAACAGATGATCTGGCCCTGGCTCTAAAGACGGCCAGCGAAGAAGTCGAGGAAAAAATTCTCAGCAATATGTCGGAAAGAGCTGCCGAAATGCTGGAGGAAGATATGGAATATATGGGTCCGGTCAGGATACGAGAAGTGGAAGAAGCCCAGCAGCGCATAGTAAATGTCATCAGAGAACTCGAAGAAAGCGGCGAGATAGTTATAGCCCGCGGCGGGGAGGAAGAAATAGTTGTCTGA
- a CDS encoding FliH/SctL family protein, protein MSDFRGSNSSSNLIKSSSITGEYQLSEKETRERYEEEKSRKNDENRQQDEKNEKSEEAEKALEQARSEADDILEEARQKADEIIAAAENEAEKIKEQAEEEGYKEGYDKGLAEGREEARENLRKEHQKSLQTVTEAAARTDERLEKEVRDTSERIVDFAVDIAEKIVQTEIHFNPEVIVPIVEECLEEISLNNNEITIRVAPEVEEYLRDLDYEGRRDTEIKIVADSGLKPGDCLVETDFGGQDATIESKLEILRDQLTDEVKNTVEQ, encoded by the coding sequence TTGTCTGATTTTAGAGGTTCAAACTCCAGTTCCAACTTAATAAAGTCTTCCAGCATAACCGGGGAGTATCAGTTGAGCGAAAAGGAAACCCGCGAGAGGTATGAAGAAGAAAAAAGCAGAAAAAACGATGAAAATCGGCAGCAGGATGAAAAAAATGAGAAAAGTGAAGAAGCTGAAAAAGCGCTTGAGCAGGCCAGGAGCGAGGCGGATGATATTTTAGAAGAAGCCCGCCAGAAAGCCGATGAGATTATCGCCGCTGCTGAAAACGAGGCTGAAAAAATAAAAGAGCAGGCCGAGGAAGAAGGCTATAAAGAGGGGTATGATAAAGGATTGGCAGAGGGCAGGGAAGAAGCCCGTGAGAACTTGAGAAAGGAACATCAAAAATCTCTGCAGACGGTAACAGAGGCCGCTGCCAGAACGGATGAAAGGCTTGAAAAGGAAGTTCGGGATACTTCGGAGCGGATAGTCGACTTTGCTGTTGATATAGCTGAAAAGATAGTGCAGACTGAAATTCATTTCAATCCTGAAGTTATAGTTCCTATTGTTGAGGAATGTCTGGAGGAAATCAGCTTAAATAATAATGAGATTACCATTCGGGTAGCTCCCGAAGTTGAGGAATACCTGCGGGATCTGGATTACGAAGGCCGGCGGGATACCGAGATCAAAATTGTAGCTGATTCCGGTTTAAAACCGGGGGATTGTCTGGTGGAGACCGACTTCGGCGGTCAGGATGCCACCATCGAAAGCAAGCTCGAAATTTTGCGAGACCAGCTCACCGATGAAGTCAAAAATACCGTGGAGCAGTGA
- the fliI gene encoding flagellar protein export ATPase FliI, with the protein MSIIDYDRLKSTLEISDTRRNFGHITRVVGLIIESRGPEVSIGEICLIKNHDRTVRAEVVGFDDNRVLLMPIGDIKGVNPGARVVATGEKFRVKVGEGLLGCVLDGLGRPEMGEIDSRRDLTDVPATRQPPDPLKRQRISEPLSLGIRSIDGLLTCGRGQRIGIFAGSGVGKSTLLGMAARNTEADINVIGLIGERGREVRDFIEKDLGEKGLGKSIIVVATSDEPALVRFKASQVTTAIAEYFRNQGEDVLLMMDSLTRVARALREIGLAVGEPPTTRGYPPSVFNRLPRLLERTGAGEEGTITALYTVLVEGDDFNEPISDTVRAILDGHIDLSRDLASRNHYPAVDVLSSVSRVMKDIVPEEHEESAGELKKLLADYRESEDLINIGAYEKGSNPDVDRAIERIDDINDFLQQDIEEDASYEGTISQLKNIVS; encoded by the coding sequence ATGAGCATAATCGATTATGACAGGCTCAAAAGCACCCTGGAAATTTCCGATACAAGGAGAAATTTTGGGCATATAACCCGCGTGGTGGGGTTGATTATCGAATCGCGCGGACCGGAGGTCAGCATCGGTGAGATCTGTCTGATCAAAAATCATGACCGCACCGTGCGGGCAGAAGTGGTCGGCTTTGATGATAACCGGGTGCTTTTGATGCCGATTGGAGATATAAAAGGAGTGAATCCGGGCGCCAGGGTGGTGGCGACCGGCGAAAAGTTCAGGGTGAAGGTAGGAGAAGGCCTGCTCGGCTGTGTGCTGGACGGGCTGGGTCGGCCCGAGATGGGCGAGATAGATTCCCGGAGGGATCTGACAGATGTTCCGGCTACCCGGCAGCCGCCTGACCCCTTAAAAAGACAGCGGATTAGCGAACCCTTAAGCCTGGGAATTCGCAGCATAGATGGGCTTTTAACCTGCGGCCGGGGGCAGAGGATCGGGATTTTTGCCGGGAGCGGTGTCGGCAAAAGTACCCTGCTGGGAATGGCCGCCCGCAACACCGAGGCCGATATCAACGTCATAGGACTTATCGGCGAGCGGGGAAGAGAGGTCAGAGATTTTATCGAAAAAGATCTGGGCGAAAAAGGCCTGGGAAAATCCATAATAGTGGTGGCCACTTCCGATGAGCCCGCTCTGGTCCGTTTTAAAGCTTCTCAGGTAACCACCGCCATCGCCGAATACTTTCGCAATCAGGGGGAAGATGTGCTGCTGATGATGGATTCTCTGACCCGGGTTGCCCGGGCGTTGAGAGAAATAGGTCTGGCCGTGGGAGAACCCCCCACAACGAGAGGATATCCTCCCTCTGTTTTCAACAGACTGCCCCGTCTGCTGGAAAGAACGGGAGCGGGCGAGGAGGGGACCATCACAGCGCTTTATACGGTGCTGGTTGAGGGCGATGATTTTAACGAGCCCATTTCCGATACCGTCAGGGCTATTCTCGACGGTCATATAGATCTCTCCCGGGATCTGGCCTCCCGCAATCATTACCCGGCTGTAGATGTGCTTTCAAGCGTCAGCAGGGTCATGAAGGATATAGTGCCCGAGGAGCATGAAGAATCGGCAGGGGAGTTAAAAAAGCTGCTGGCGGATTATAGAGAATCGGAGGATCTCATCAATATAGGTGCCTATGAAAAGGGCAGCAACCCCGATGTCGACAGAGCTATAGAGCGAATTGATGACATCAATGATTTTTTGCAGCAGGATATAGAAGAGGATGCCAGCTATGAAGGGACCATCTCGCAGCTGAAAAATATTGTAAGTTAG
- the fliJ gene encoding flagellar export protein FliJ yields the protein MKKFDFDLKKVLKVRTIREELAQAEFLKARQQARQLEDEVDNLACVQEKVYDHIRKKSNPDPEMALQARRYLKHNRQEIDNLQENLSQQKEVVYERREELRKKSQKKQAMERLKENQSEVYYKELQKDQQKIIDDLARHFTGSLDEDEDVFPL from the coding sequence TTGAAAAAATTTGATTTTGATCTGAAGAAAGTTTTGAAGGTGAGGACTATCAGAGAAGAGCTGGCTCAGGCTGAATTTCTAAAAGCCCGGCAGCAGGCCCGGCAGCTGGAGGATGAGGTCGATAATCTGGCCTGTGTACAGGAGAAAGTTTACGATCATATCAGAAAAAAATCCAATCCTGATCCTGAAATGGCACTGCAGGCCCGCCGATATTTAAAGCATAATCGCCAGGAAATCGATAATCTTCAGGAGAATCTTTCCCAGCAGAAAGAGGTAGTCTATGAGCGGCGGGAGGAATTGAGGAAAAAATCGCAAAAAAAGCAGGCCATGGAAAGGTTAAAAGAGAATCAATCAGAAGTATATTATAAGGAGCTGCAAAAAGACCAGCAGAAAATAATAGATGATCTGGCCCGACATTTTACGGGCAGTCTGGATGAGGACGAAGATGTTTTTCCGCTTTAA
- a CDS encoding magnesium transporter MgtE N-terminal domain-containing protein: MLRKLLLIAIILSFLATISLVALNFFGIISIRSYAEDIVTGLPVLEDHVRTGEQYFELQGEYEALQEEHAELQEEHQNLQNDFDELEAELETVRSEKEELEALYQEMQEEEMTREERMEQLVNIYSNMAAAQAAEIFETMNRELAVAILANMDDRDAAELLENLPADQAAELSGELQ; this comes from the coding sequence ATGCTGCGCAAATTATTACTGATAGCTATTATATTATCTTTTCTGGCCACGATTTCTTTAGTAGCATTAAATTTTTTCGGAATAATTTCTATAAGATCCTATGCAGAAGACATAGTAACCGGTTTGCCCGTGCTGGAGGACCATGTTCGCACCGGGGAGCAGTATTTTGAATTACAGGGTGAATATGAGGCTCTGCAGGAGGAGCATGCGGAGCTGCAGGAGGAGCATCAGAACCTCCAGAATGATTTTGATGAGCTGGAGGCCGAACTGGAAACAGTCCGCAGCGAAAAAGAAGAACTGGAAGCGCTTTATCAGGAGATGCAGGAAGAGGAGATGACCAGAGAGGAAAGAATGGAACAGCTGGTTAATATCTATTCCAATATGGCGGCGGCTCAGGCGGCGGAAATTTTTGAAACTATGAATCGGGAGCTGGCCGTGGCTATTCTGGCCAACATGGACGATCGCGATGCAGCCGAGCTTCTGGAAAATCTGCCGGCCGATCAGGCGGCGGAGCTTTCAGGAGAATTACAATAG
- a CDS encoding flagellar hook-length control protein FliK, whose protein sequence is MSSGAVNILQGMFNASLDADAGDLDSEASSDSLSESPEDFSEVLSKIQDKNPEAADFEIGELEALLEEKEMISAGAGFAGPLDLLERLVQTNAIDIEISEGKLVFSSEELSDELVELLNESEMDLESLLEMKEASSGSFPALHGELMTAANFAEEEIDALLEETLFRFEDRWQNPEKIRSQIRRAMRSAALQGVDTSELVEMFGELEPGEAENMLFRMMLVEADAEEISGLAESDKNYIMHALLNSESTEESFSQLRVDQDLAPLLEKIAEHYDLSDDQVEKLIDRVRQKYADGENRSQLLSEMIARLDSEAADIELESRPARHAAELWNEVLSEVLSRELDYRSEEVDIKEFLRGLDDSESGRAEIDSELLRDLLFGEEDSRPTANWQELTAELLNFDSQEEVGEFDLELDLDLDPDREGLNPADLSDIPGTASDEQQLNALGDYELAQLMMSGGAETAAAEIESDWSGWQQSAVDQIVESFTLLQGQERDTMLLQLEPENLGKIGIEISVESGEVLAHLVVEDSAVRSELENNLGTLHRSLVREGFEVNQITLEGSDEENPLLSQEEGGQQREDDSGSSEREGSFEEEFSSEWPGRISRLDDFENGEIDEELRGWLRWKQYQYTWI, encoded by the coding sequence ATGAGTTCGGGAGCTGTCAATATTTTGCAGGGGATGTTCAACGCTTCTCTCGATGCTGATGCCGGCGATCTGGACTCCGAAGCCAGCAGCGATTCTCTATCGGAAAGCCCTGAGGATTTCAGCGAGGTTCTGAGCAAGATTCAGGATAAAAATCCGGAAGCCGCTGACTTTGAGATCGGAGAGCTGGAGGCTCTGCTGGAGGAAAAGGAGATGATTTCAGCAGGAGCCGGTTTTGCAGGACCGCTTGATCTGCTGGAGAGGCTGGTTCAGACAAATGCCATCGATATTGAAATCTCTGAGGGAAAGCTGGTTTTTTCCTCGGAGGAGCTTTCTGACGAGCTGGTCGAGCTGCTCAACGAAAGCGAGATGGATCTGGAAAGCCTTCTGGAGATGAAGGAAGCGAGCTCGGGAAGTTTTCCGGCCCTTCACGGCGAGCTTATGACAGCCGCCAACTTCGCGGAGGAAGAGATCGATGCTCTGCTGGAGGAAACTCTCTTTCGCTTCGAGGACCGCTGGCAGAATCCGGAGAAAATTCGCAGTCAGATCAGGCGGGCCATGAGGTCTGCAGCGCTGCAGGGTGTAGATACCTCCGAGCTGGTGGAAATGTTCGGCGAGCTCGAGCCGGGTGAGGCAGAAAATATGCTTTTCAGGATGATGCTGGTAGAAGCTGACGCCGAAGAAATTTCCGGGCTGGCAGAGAGCGACAAAAATTACATCATGCATGCTCTGCTGAATTCTGAATCGACCGAGGAGTCTTTTTCCCAGCTCAGGGTGGATCAGGATCTGGCCCCTCTGCTGGAGAAAATTGCCGAACATTATGATCTGAGCGATGATCAGGTTGAAAAGCTCATCGACAGGGTCAGGCAGAAGTATGCCGATGGGGAAAACCGCTCGCAGCTATTATCCGAGATGATCGCCAGGCTGGATAGCGAGGCGGCTGATATAGAGCTCGAATCCAGACCGGCCCGACATGCGGCGGAACTCTGGAATGAGGTGCTGTCAGAAGTTTTGAGCCGGGAGCTGGATTACCGGTCAGAAGAGGTCGACATCAAGGAATTTCTCAGGGGATTGGATGATTCCGAATCCGGAAGAGCTGAAATCGACAGCGAGCTGCTGCGCGATCTGCTCTTCGGCGAGGAGGATTCACGTCCGACTGCGAACTGGCAGGAACTCACCGCCGAGCTGTTAAATTTCGATTCTCAGGAGGAAGTCGGCGAGTTTGACCTGGAACTTGATCTGGATCTGGACCCGGACCGGGAAGGATTAAATCCTGCGGATTTATCTGATATACCCGGGACAGCCAGTGATGAACAGCAGCTTAATGCACTGGGAGATTACGAACTGGCCCAGCTGATGATGAGCGGCGGGGCTGAAACTGCAGCTGCCGAAATCGAATCCGACTGGTCGGGCTGGCAGCAGAGCGCTGTGGATCAAATAGTTGAGTCGTTCACACTGCTGCAGGGCCAGGAGCGCGACACCATGCTTTTACAGCTGGAGCCCGAAAATCTGGGCAAAATCGGTATTGAGATCTCGGTGGAAAGCGGTGAAGTGCTGGCTCATCTGGTTGTCGAGGACAGCGCTGTCCGCAGCGAGCTGGAAAATAATCTGGGAACTCTGCATCGCAGTCTGGTCCGCGAGGGCTTTGAGGTGAATCAGATCACCCTGGAAGGCAGCGATGAGGAAAACCCACTGCTCTCCCAGGAAGAAGGCGGACAGCAGCGGGAGGATGATTCCGGAAGTTCTGAGAGAGAGGGCTCTTTCGAGGAGGAATTTTCTTCGGAATGGCCCGGCAGAATATCAAGACTGGATGACTTTGAGAACGGCGAGATCGATGAAGAACTCAGGGGATGGCTCAGGTGGAAGCAGTATCAGTACACCTGGATTTAA
- a CDS encoding flagellar hook capping FlgD N-terminal domain-containing protein: MMEGTVPTPAGQEVALAEEDMEAPDEIDRVEGDELGRDAFLELLVTQLGNQDPLEPMDNDEFITQMAQFSELEQMENLNTTMGDFVERQELAEGSALIGREVETVHPESGESVLGEVNRISREDGEIYLQLEGYEEEFAMSGVSAVQAAVE, from the coding sequence ATGATGGAAGGAACCGTGCCAACACCGGCCGGCCAGGAAGTTGCCCTGGCGGAGGAGGACATGGAAGCGCCGGACGAGATAGACCGCGTAGAAGGCGATGAGCTGGGACGCGATGCTTTTCTGGAACTGCTGGTCACCCAGCTGGGCAATCAGGATCCTCTTGAACCGATGGACAATGATGAATTTATCACCCAGATGGCTCAGTTCAGCGAACTGGAACAGATGGAAAATCTCAATACCACGATGGGAGATTTTGTCGAACGTCAGGAGCTGGCTGAAGGTTCTGCTCTCATAGGCAGAGAAGTAGAAACTGTGCACCCTGAATCGGGCGAAAGCGTTCTCGGTGAGGTGAACAGGATCAGCCGCGAAGACGGTGAAATATATCTGCAGCTGGAAGGTTATGAGGAAGAATTTGCGATGTCGGGAGTAAGCGCAGTACAGGCGGCGGTGGAATAA